One region of Cottoperca gobio chromosome 19, fCotGob3.1, whole genome shotgun sequence genomic DNA includes:
- the bhlha15 gene encoding class A basic helix-loop-helix protein 15, which yields MKSKGKAVKPSRRTWSDPEPEPDTEPEPGSSEQEGSEASVRIGGSWRGSLRGGNGKRQRGGGRRRRQHGSSTKERSTRRLESNERERQRMHKLNNAFQALREAIPHVNTDKKLSKIETLTLAKNYIKALTTIVVDMSGASLPAGGVPSEASTAKLLQCYQKHLEEDGEDDLTQYLTHMHSFSQRS from the coding sequence ATGAAGTCCAAAGGGAAGGCTGTGAAACCCTCCAGGAGGACCTGGTCTGACCCGGAGCCAGAACCAGACAcagaaccagaaccaggttCCAGTGAGCAGGAAGGCTCAGAGGCCTCGGTCCGGATCGGCGGCTCCTGGAGGGGGTCGCTGAGGGGCGGGAATGGTAAGCGACAAAGAGGCGGAGGCCGGCGGCGCAGGCAGCACGGCTCCAGCACCAAGGAACGCAGCACCCGCCGACTAGAGAGCAACGAGCGGGAACGCCAGCGCATGCACAAACTCAACAACGCCTTCCAAGCATTGCGCGAGGCCATCCCCCACGTGAACACCGACAAGAAGCTGTCCAAGATCGAGACACTGACCCTGGCAAAGAATTATATCAAAGCACTAACAACCATCGTCGTGGACATGTCGGGGGCCTCCCTGCCCGCTGGCGGGGTCCCGTCAGAGGCCAGCACTGCCAAGCTGCTCCAGTGCTACCAAAAGCACCTGGAGGAGGATGGGGAGGACGATCTCACCCAGTACCTCACCCACATGCACAGCTTCAGCCAGCGCAGCTAA
- the tecpr1a gene encoding LOW QUALITY PROTEIN: tectonin beta-propeller repeat-containing protein 1 (The sequence of the model RefSeq protein was modified relative to this genomic sequence to represent the inferred CDS: deleted 1 base in 1 codon), whose product MPVSLLWAVDVYGRVYSLSTAGQLWEQCRDAQMEFKRVTAAQQCCWGIACDNNIYLNVHASDLPVRYQEETYENQRWNPVDSFSERLLPSDRWQWSDVTGLQHQPLDNFLLPSGSWEWEGDWHVDENFEGEPTEKKGWTYAIDFPAYYTKDKKWNSCVRRRRWLRYRTYKAMDTWAKIPSQETTLPDPFSDISCGGWEINEEPRGRLSLWAVSLQGKVWFREGIYHLNPEGSSWEEVSLPGEVIQISCGPVDLIWAVLWEGQLIVREGISRDCPKGTSWAEVDSPSPDVGATHVAVGINVVWALTKDNKVWFRRGVNSHNPCGSGWIGMIGEMTMINVGLNDQVFAISCEDRAVYLRQGVTSSELSGKTWRAVTVPRDGDRSHSSASASSLQSAGCYFCGEARAQSAVSDVESDTERGSTDGASRPVASPPPESSVVAPTDEPVETPKPRIPKVTSDSFISELVSDREPGKTSREGGPAGPAVLEEDPVPGEEEVKAPSASVALSPSQSGGPLVPQWSNVDLEEVQAQTVAAADSADTCSLSSVATYTLAMEDPYGADEHPLWAWVSGGGCSVDSHSQLNWFNSMNASLVQSVQSMSLSVTPAQTAAWRRQIFDQLNERTKREMDNFRHYEQAVEQSVWVKKGTMQWWRDWKPHKWIDVHFALEQFSGPEGNKDGILFIYYNFFEEKKYLHAFINEVTILVPVLNDSKHSFAIYTPERTKQRWPIRLSAATELEMQDWLALLSVSCCDSRGIQGPPSKQAVWSITCKGDIFVSEPSASLEAMPYPTPCDQMFWRQVGGHLRMVECNSVGIVWGIGYDHTAWVHSGGYGGGFFQGLASSTDNIHTQSDVKSVYIYENQRWNPVTGYTNRGLPTDRYMWSDASGLHECTKTNMKPPSPQWTWVADWTVDYSVSGGTDREGWQYAADFPASYHGHKTLKDFVRRRRWARKCKMTTTGPWQEVPPISLSDVTILPCAARSSVDVVPVWAISNKGDVLCRLGVTALTPAGSSWLHVGTDQPFKSISIGAASQVWAIAKDASAFHRGSVSPQSPAGDCWYHIPSPAKQKLKQVSVGRTSVYAVDENGNLWYRQGVTPSYPQGSSWEHISNNVRKVSVGPLDQVWIIADKVQGSQSLSCGTVCHRLGVQPMEPKGQTWDYGIGGGWDHITVRGNCMEPPRVHLPSLTAPASQSPLPVRNTEVNGNAVGC is encoded by the exons ATGCCCGTCTCCCTGCTGTGGGCGGTGGACGTGTACGGCCGGGTCTACAGCCTGTCCACGGCGGGGCAGCTGTGGGAGCAGTGCCGTGACGCCCAGATGGAGTTCAAGCGGGTGACTGCAGCTCAGCAGTGCTGCTGGGGCATCGCCTGTGACAACAACATCTACCTGAATGTCCACGCTTCCGACCTGCCGGTCCGCTACCAGGAGGAAACCTACGAGAATCAA cGCTGGAATCCCGTCGATAGTTTCTCGGAACGTCTGTTGCCAAGCGACCGCTGGCAGTGGAGTGATGTCACGGGTCTGCAACACCAACCTCTCGACAACTTCCTGCTTCCCTCCGGCAGCTGGGAGTGGGAGGGGGACTGGCATGTGGATGAAAACTTTGAAGGAGAGCCCACGGAGAAAAAG GGATGGACCTATGCCATTGACTTTCCCGCCTACTACACCAAAGACAAGAAGTGGAACTCCTGTGTCCGTCGCAGGCGATGGCTCCGCTACAGGACATACAAAGCCATGGACACCTGGGCTAAG aTTCCCTCACAGGAGACGACTCTACCAGATCCTTTCAGCGACATCAGCTGTGGAGGCTGGGAGATCAACGAGGAGCCGAGAGGTCGTCTGTCACTGTGGGCCGTGTCCCTGCAGggcaag GTTTGGTTCAGAGAAGGAATCTATCACCTGAACCCTGAAGGCTCTTCGTGGGAGGAGGTGTCCCTCCCCGGGGAGGTGATCCAGATCAGTTGTGGCCCGGTGGACCTGATCTGGGCGGTGCTGTGGGAGGGCCAGCTCATTGTGAGGGAGGGCATCAGCAGAGACTGCCCCAAAG GTACTTCCTGGGCGGAGGTGGACTCCCCCAGTCCTGATGTGGGAGCCACACATGTAGCCGTGGGGATCAACGTTGTTTGGGCTTTGACCAAAGACAACAAG GTGTGGTTCAGGCGCGGCGTGAACTCCCACAACCCCTGTGGCTCCGGCTGGATCGGCATGATCGGAGAAATGACCATGATCAACGTAGGACTCAACGACCAG gTGTTTGCTATCAGCTGTGAGGATCGGGCGGTGTACTTACGACAAGGCGTGACCTCTAGTGAACTGAGCGGGAAAACCTGGAGGGCCGTCACCGTCCCCCGAGACGGAGACCGATCCCACTCCAGTGCCAGCGCGAGCAGCCTGCAGAG TGCTGGATGTTACTTCTGTGGTGAGGCGCGTGCTCAGTCAGCAGTGAGCGATGTGGaatcagacacagagagaggatctACAGATGGAGCCAGCCGCCCCGtcgcctccccccccccagaatCCTCTGTTGTTGCCCCCACAGACGAACCTGTCGAGACCCCCAAACCCCGCATCCCCAAAGTGACCAGCGACAGCTTCATCTCTGAACTCGTCTCTGACCGAGAACCAGGAAAGACCTCGAGAGAGGGCGGTCCTGCCGGTCCGGCTGTTCTGGAGGAGGACCCCGTCCCCGGAGAAGAAGAG GTCAAAGCCCCCAGCGCTAGTGTAGCTCTTTCCCCCAGCCAGTCTGGAGGTCCCCTCGTCCCCCAGTGGAGTAACGTGGATCTGGAGGAGGTGCAGGCGCAGACTGTAGCAGCGGCGGACTCAGCTGACACCTGCAGCTTGTCATCAGTGGCCACATACACGCTGGCCATGGAGGACCCGTATGGGGCAGATGAGCACCCTCTGTGGGCGTGGGTCAGTGGGGGCGGCTGCTCTGTGGACAGTCACTCCCAACTCAACTGGTTCAACTCTATGAACGCTT CTTTGGTGCAGTCCGTCCAGTCCATGAGTCTGTCTGTCACCCCGGCCCAGACGGCCGCCTGGAGGAGACAAATCTTTGATCAGCTCAATGAGCGGACCAAAAGAGAGATGGATAATTTCAGACATTACGAACAAGCCGTAGAACAG TCTGTGTGGGTGAAGAAGGGAACCATGCAGTGGTGGAGAGACTGGAAGCCACACAAGTGGATAGACGTTCATTTTGCCCTGGAGCAGTTCTCAGGACCGGAGGGCAACAAGGACGGCATCCTCTTCATCTATTATAACTTTTTTGAGGAGAAgaag TACCTGCACGCCTTCATCAACGAGGTCACCATCCTGGTCCCTGTGCTGAATGACTCCAAACACTCTTTTGCCATCTACACTCCTGAGCGGACTAAACAAAGGTGGCCAATCAGATTGTCAGCAGCCACAGAGCTCGAGATGCAAGATTGG CTGGCGTTGTTGAGTGTCTCGTGCTGCGACTCCAGGGGGATCCAGGGTCCGCCCTCCAAACAGGCCGTCTGGTCCATCACCTGCAAAGGAGACATCTTCGTCAGTGAGCCCTCCGCTAGTCTGGAGGCCATGCCTTACCCCACACCCTGCGACCAGAT GTTCTGGCGGCAGGTGGGAGGTCACCTCCGTATGGTGGAGTGCAACAGTGTAGGTATAGTGTGGGGGATTGGCTACGACCACACCGCCTGGGTCCACAGCGGGGGCTACGGAGGAGGCTTCTTCCAGGGACTGGCCAGCAGCACAGATAACATTCACACGCAGTCAGACGTGAAGAGTGTCTACATCTATGAGAACCAGAGGTGGAACCCTGTCACCGGATACACCAACAG AGGGCTCCCTACAGACCGCTACATGTGGAGCGACGCATCAGGACTACATGagtgcacaaaaacaaatatgaaacccccctcccctcagtGGACATGG GTGGCGGACTGGACCGTGGACTACAGTGTCTCCGGGGGGACGGACAGAGAAGGCTGGCAATATGCGGCGGATTTTCCAGC GTCATATCATGGCCATAAAACGCTGAAGGACTTTGTGCGGCGCAGGCGATGGGCCAG GAAGTGTAAAATGACCACCACAGGGCCCTGGCAAGAGGTTCCTCCTATATCACTGAGCGATGTGACCATCCTGCCGTGTGCAGCTCGGAGCAGCGTGGACGTGGTTCCTGTGTGGGCGATCAGCAACAAGGGAGACGTACTCTGTCGACTGGGAGTCACCGCACTGACGCCTGCT GGATCCTCGTGGCTCCATGTGGGAACCGACCAGCCTTTCAAGTCCATCTCCATCGGAGCTGCCAGCCAGGTTTGGGCCATCGCCAAGGACGCGTCTGCCTTTCACAGAGGATCTGTGTCTCCACAGAGCCCAGCAG GAGACTGCTGGTACCACATCCCCTCCCCGGCCAAACAGAAGTTGAAGCAGGTGTCTGTTGGGAGGACATCGGTCTACGCTGTGGATGAAAACG GTAACCTGTGGTACCGTCAGGGTGTGACCCCCAGCTACCCTCAGGGCTCCTCCTGGGAACACATCTCGAATAATGTACGCAAGGTCTCTGTGGGGCCGCTGGACCAG GTGTGGATCATAGCGGACAAGGTGCAGGGCAGCCAGAGTCTGAGCTGTGGAACCGTGTGCCATCGCCTCGGAGTCCAACCTATGGAGCCTAAAGGACAGACGTGGGACTACGGCATTGGG GGTGGATGGGACCACATCACAGTGAGAGGGAACTGCATGGAGCCGCCCCGCGTCCATCTTCCCTCTCTGACAGCCCCCGCCTCTCAGAGCCCCCTCCCTGTCAGGAACACGGAGGTCAATGGCAATGCTGTGGGAtgctag